One genomic window of Streptomyces sp. WP-1 includes the following:
- a CDS encoding STAS domain-containing protein translates to MQLSEQESVTPSARALTGFLKHRREQIAQRWADVPLFRSVFTVSRDEAVDACKSVVDALAVVASTGRLEDIEAPGFDTVREQLGSMSGSRSRIGLSPARIADEVAALRPSAAELLRAEFPDPAAAEATESLLDLTTLMGTLRLVVMQTALSAGEELITRQRQQLLEVATPVIKLWEGVVAVPLIGTLDSARSQVVMESLLQSIVTQRARYAILDITGVPTVDSLVAQHLMKTVAAARLMGADCIVSGIRPATAQTIVQLGIDLGTVLTRASLADALAYALRRQDIAVSAGASLR, encoded by the coding sequence ATGCAGTTGTCGGAGCAAGAGTCGGTCACACCTTCAGCGCGCGCGTTGACGGGCTTCCTGAAGCACCGCCGGGAGCAGATCGCTCAGCGGTGGGCCGATGTCCCGCTCTTCCGGTCGGTGTTCACCGTCTCGCGCGACGAGGCCGTGGACGCGTGCAAGTCGGTCGTGGACGCCCTCGCCGTCGTGGCGTCGACCGGGCGACTCGAGGACATCGAGGCCCCCGGTTTCGACACCGTCCGCGAGCAACTCGGCAGCATGTCCGGGTCCCGCAGCCGCATAGGTCTGAGCCCGGCCCGGATCGCCGACGAGGTGGCCGCCCTGCGTCCGTCGGCGGCCGAGCTGCTCCGGGCGGAATTCCCGGACCCCGCCGCCGCGGAGGCCACCGAGAGCCTGCTGGATCTCACGACGCTCATGGGCACCCTGCGACTGGTGGTGATGCAGACGGCGCTCAGCGCGGGGGAGGAGCTGATCACACGACAGCGTCAGCAACTGCTCGAAGTGGCCACCCCGGTGATCAAGCTGTGGGAGGGCGTCGTCGCGGTGCCGCTGATCGGCACACTGGACAGCGCGCGCAGTCAGGTCGTCATGGAATCGCTGCTGCAGAGCATCGTCACCCAGCGTGCGCGGTACGCCATCCTGGACATCACCGGTGTCCCCACGGTCGACTCCCTCGTGGCCCAGCACCTGATGAAGACGGTCGCCGCCGCCCGCCTGATGGGCGCCGACTGCATCGTCTCCGGCATCCGTCCGGCCACCGCGCAGACCATCGTCCAACTCGGCATCGACCTGGGTACCGTCCTCACCCGTGCCTCGCTCGCCGACGCCCTGGCCTACGCCCTCCGCCGGCAGGACATCGCAGTGTCCGCGGGGGCGAGCCTGCGGTGA
- a CDS encoding STAS domain-containing protein — protein sequence MTAHIPDRATAVPVLALGQTLLVSLQGELYDTLAEQLQHDITLRVADSEVTGVIIDISGVEIVDSYLGRVLAEIAAGARLMAARTVLAGMRPAVAITLVELGLTLPGLITALDVERALELLARPSAPDGPGLPERAA from the coding sequence GTGACCGCGCACATCCCCGACCGCGCCACAGCGGTGCCGGTCCTGGCACTGGGGCAGACGCTGCTGGTCAGTCTCCAGGGGGAGTTGTACGACACCCTGGCCGAGCAGCTCCAGCACGACATCACCCTCCGCGTCGCCGACAGCGAGGTCACCGGCGTGATCATCGACATCTCCGGAGTGGAGATCGTCGACTCCTACCTGGGACGCGTACTGGCCGAGATCGCCGCGGGCGCGCGGCTGATGGCGGCCCGCACCGTACTGGCCGGCATGCGGCCCGCCGTGGCGATCACCCTGGTCGAGCTGGGCCTGACCCTGCCCGGCCTGATCACCGCCCTCGACGTGGAACGCGCGCTGGAACTTCTCGCGCGACCCTCGGCGCCGGACGGACCCGGTCTCCCCGAGAGGGCGGCCTGA
- a CDS encoding ATP-binding protein — translation MTASDPAMTIRVPIGSDADLSWVRQQVRQRAAELAFGLVQQTKLVTAASELARNTLVHGGGGHLEIASLGHGGTDGLCLSFVDDGPGIRDVRLAMTDGYTTGGGLGLGLSGARRLVDEFKIDSEPGRGTTVTVIAWATGLPVTARAVR, via the coding sequence ATGACGGCCTCCGACCCCGCCATGACGATACGAGTGCCGATCGGCTCGGACGCGGACCTGTCCTGGGTAAGGCAGCAGGTACGCCAGCGCGCGGCCGAACTCGCCTTCGGACTCGTCCAGCAGACCAAACTGGTCACCGCGGCCAGCGAACTGGCCCGCAACACTCTGGTCCACGGGGGCGGCGGACACCTGGAGATCGCTTCGCTGGGACATGGCGGGACGGACGGCCTGTGCCTCTCCTTCGTCGACGACGGCCCGGGGATCCGCGACGTCCGGCTCGCCATGACCGACGGGTACACCACAGGCGGCGGTCTGGGGCTCGGCCTGAGCGGCGCCCGGCGCCTGGTGGACGAATTCAAGATCGACAGCGAACCCGGCCGGGGCACCACCGTCACCGTCATCGCCTGGGCCACAGGTCTGCCCGTGACCGCGCGGGCGGTGCGATGA
- a CDS encoding SpoIIE family protein phosphatase, with protein MTRVWDIPVHDSTRVRDVRVAAEAACLLAGIDPHRTALAALAATELATNLLKHAGGGRMVIGLVDHPPEEARAAAVQLTALDHGPGIGDVSAAMRDGHSTSDASLGAGLGTCLRISSAFDLYSTHRGTVAVSRIDQDGKEKARSAPRAGGINVPLAHDEHSGDAWCWTRSGARVTVMLADGLGHGAKAAHASDTAVAELHRSAHLPVAEILRRMHPALRLTRGAAVAVAQLDTDGGELTFAGVGNIGARLYAESSWEHLVSHPGIVGAQFPATVPVRCRTWGPDSLLVLHSDGLPSRWVPPEDGDLLAHDPAVVAATILRDASSPASPARDDTCVAVLAGDRADRRP; from the coding sequence ATGACGCGCGTCTGGGACATCCCGGTGCACGACTCCACCCGCGTACGTGATGTCCGGGTGGCGGCCGAGGCGGCCTGCCTCCTCGCGGGCATCGACCCGCACCGCACCGCACTGGCCGCTCTGGCCGCCACCGAACTGGCCACCAACCTGCTCAAGCACGCCGGCGGCGGTCGCATGGTGATCGGTCTCGTCGACCATCCGCCGGAGGAGGCGCGCGCCGCGGCGGTCCAGCTCACCGCCCTCGACCACGGCCCCGGCATCGGCGACGTCAGCGCCGCGATGCGTGACGGCCACAGCACCAGCGACGCGTCACTGGGCGCCGGTCTGGGGACCTGCCTGCGCATTTCCAGCGCCTTCGACCTCTACAGCACGCACCGGGGCACCGTCGCCGTCTCCCGCATCGATCAGGACGGCAAGGAGAAGGCCAGGTCAGCGCCCAGGGCGGGCGGGATCAACGTTCCGCTCGCCCACGACGAGCACTCGGGAGACGCCTGGTGCTGGACACGCTCCGGCGCCCGGGTGACCGTCATGCTCGCCGACGGCCTCGGCCACGGAGCCAAGGCCGCACACGCCTCCGACACAGCGGTCGCCGAACTGCACCGCTCCGCACACCTGCCCGTCGCCGAGATCCTGCGCCGGATGCACCCCGCCCTGCGACTGACCCGCGGGGCGGCCGTCGCCGTCGCCCAGCTCGACACGGACGGTGGAGAACTGACCTTCGCCGGAGTCGGCAACATCGGCGCCCGGCTGTACGCGGAGAGCTCATGGGAGCACCTCGTCTCCCACCCCGGCATCGTCGGCGCCCAATTCCCCGCCACGGTGCCCGTACGGTGCCGGACCTGGGGGCCGGACAGCCTGCTCGTCCTGCACAGCGACGGATTGCCCAGCCGGTGGGTGCCGCCCGAGGACGGCGACCTCCTCGCCCACGACCCGGCGGTGGTGGCCGCGACCATCCTGCGGGACGCCAGCAGCCCCGCCAGCCCCGCGCGCGACGACACCTGCGTGGCCGTCCTGGCCGGAGACCGGGCGGACCGGCGCCCATGA
- a CDS encoding PP2C family protein-serine/threonine phosphatase has product MGRVNAVNAAEPFSSAESRLRAVPPHALVATAATLLAERFDAEDVTLLLADYGLTALQPITHLPHTSEPVSAHDGPAGTAFTGQTPVIEVIAGTTAERVHLPITVRGDRLGILSVGVPAASADPAAILRLGEFATALGHEIAVAGRDTDLYLQARRTRRLTLAAEMQWQLLPGRGCARREYTIGAHLEPAYAVGGDNFDWSTSADHLDLTVTDGMGQGIDASLLTNLAVSALRNARRAGLALADQAALADQAVYAQYGGKVYAATLLLRFDLDTGIVHAVDAGSPQLYRLRDTGIELIELEAQLPLGMFEETPYDEQTFGVEPGDRLVAISTGVHGTRSATGDVFGERALRQILGATRQTSPHETARSVVAGLIEHFGSKDLVSDAAVICLDWTGRVIDAARPTSAGA; this is encoded by the coding sequence ATGGGGAGGGTGAACGCCGTGAATGCCGCTGAACCGTTTTCGTCCGCGGAGAGCCGACTGCGGGCCGTGCCGCCCCACGCTCTCGTCGCCACCGCCGCCACCCTCCTGGCCGAGAGATTCGACGCCGAGGACGTCACCCTGCTCCTCGCCGACTACGGCCTGACCGCCCTGCAGCCGATCACGCATCTGCCGCACACCAGCGAGCCGGTCTCCGCGCACGACGGACCCGCCGGCACCGCGTTCACCGGTCAGACGCCGGTGATCGAGGTCATCGCCGGCACCACCGCGGAACGCGTGCACCTGCCCATCACCGTCCGGGGCGACCGGCTCGGCATCCTGTCCGTCGGCGTACCCGCCGCCTCCGCCGACCCGGCGGCGATCCTCCGGCTCGGCGAGTTCGCCACGGCTCTCGGGCACGAGATCGCCGTCGCGGGCCGGGACACCGACCTGTATCTGCAAGCCCGCCGTACCCGCCGCCTCACCCTCGCCGCCGAGATGCAGTGGCAGCTCCTGCCGGGACGAGGCTGCGCCCGCCGGGAGTACACCATCGGCGCGCACCTGGAACCCGCCTACGCCGTCGGCGGTGACAACTTCGACTGGTCCACCAGCGCCGACCACCTCGACCTCACCGTCACCGACGGCATGGGCCAGGGCATCGACGCCTCCTTGCTCACGAACCTCGCCGTGAGTGCCCTGCGCAACGCCCGTCGTGCCGGCCTCGCCCTCGCCGACCAGGCCGCCCTCGCGGACCAGGCCGTCTACGCCCAGTACGGCGGCAAGGTGTACGCCGCCACGCTGCTGCTCCGCTTCGACCTGGACACCGGAATCGTGCACGCCGTCGATGCCGGTTCTCCTCAGCTCTACCGCCTGCGCGACACCGGCATCGAACTGATCGAACTGGAAGCGCAGCTACCACTGGGCATGTTCGAGGAGACTCCGTACGACGAGCAGACCTTCGGGGTGGAACCGGGCGACCGTCTGGTCGCCATCAGTACCGGTGTGCACGGCACCCGTTCGGCGACCGGAGACGTCTTCGGGGAGCGCGCCCTGAGGCAGATCCTGGGCGCGACACGGCAGACCTCTCCGCATGAGACGGCACGCTCGGTCGTCGCCGGACTGATCGAACACTTCGGCAGCAAGGACCTCGTCTCGGACGCGGCGGTGATCTGTCTCGACTGGACGGGCAGGGTCATCGACGCGGCTCGTCCGACCTCCGCGGGCGCCTGA
- a CDS encoding MarR family winged helix-turn-helix transcriptional regulator, protein MTRLDDSGGDRVEGPDVRANAVAREIADAVESLTNLWSLAAQEAALRLSLHQLRALRALDAAPGLNLTALAERLDIGLPTASRLCDRLEAAGLLDRALHPEKRREVRLRLTVSGRRVLDDVAERRTQALAIALAAMEPAERSALSCGMKALLVALSSTPSSPGGAPDAG, encoded by the coding sequence GTGACCAGGCTCGACGACTCTGGCGGCGATCGTGTGGAGGGACCGGACGTTCGCGCGAACGCCGTTGCACGGGAGATCGCCGACGCCGTGGAGAGTCTCACGAACCTGTGGTCGCTGGCCGCGCAGGAGGCGGCCCTGCGCCTGTCCCTGCACCAGTTGCGGGCGCTGCGGGCGCTTGACGCGGCACCAGGGCTGAACCTCACCGCGCTGGCCGAGCGGTTGGACATCGGGCTCCCCACGGCGAGCCGGCTGTGCGACCGGCTGGAGGCGGCGGGCCTGCTGGATCGTGCGCTGCACCCGGAGAAGCGCCGCGAGGTCCGTCTGCGTCTCACCGTGTCAGGACGCCGGGTGCTGGACGACGTGGCGGAGCGGCGGACCCAGGCGCTGGCGATCGCCCTGGCGGCCATGGAGCCGGCGGAGCGGTCGGCGCTGAGCTGCGGTATGAAAGCACTTCTTGTCGCTCTCAGCAGTACACCGTCGTCTCCGGGAGGGGCGCCGGACGCGGGATGA
- a CDS encoding YihY/virulence factor BrkB family protein: MSDRITVPEADDRPCESGGRTYRWWAALRRTPVSIWNDDVTDWAAALTYYAVLALFPVLLVLLSVLGLTMPTAKPEVIDRLTKMVPAESRGLLRDVLLQLAGQSTAAWLLLFFGAAGALWSGSSYLSVFRRALHAMHHVSAHRPVWRTAPRIIITVLVLLASLLVTTFALLVSGGLARSVGRALDMGTVPQAAWDALRWPALAVVAVALVLVLYRSGPAPSRPLRRMAPGGGLAIVLVLSASFGFTVYASHANTYHRLYGSLAGVVIFLVWLWLANLALLAGAQFNVELAKRAHGDHPPCSVHPCESSGCAAGRTNRSVR, encoded by the coding sequence ATGTCGGACAGGATCACCGTCCCGGAAGCGGACGACCGCCCGTGCGAGAGCGGCGGCAGAACATACCGGTGGTGGGCCGCTCTGCGCCGGACGCCCGTCTCCATCTGGAACGACGACGTGACGGACTGGGCCGCCGCCCTGACCTACTACGCGGTGCTCGCGCTCTTCCCCGTCCTCCTCGTGCTTCTGTCGGTGCTGGGGCTCACCATGCCCACGGCGAAACCCGAGGTGATCGACCGGCTCACGAAAATGGTCCCCGCCGAGTCCCGTGGCCTGCTGCGGGACGTCCTGCTGCAGTTGGCCGGCCAGTCGACCGCGGCCTGGCTGCTGCTCTTCTTCGGGGCGGCGGGGGCGCTGTGGTCGGGCTCCAGCTACCTGAGCGTCTTCCGCCGGGCCCTGCACGCCATGCACCACGTCAGTGCGCACCGGCCGGTGTGGCGGACTGCTCCGCGCATCATCATCACGGTGCTCGTCCTGCTCGCGTCCCTCCTGGTCACGACGTTCGCTCTGCTGGTGAGCGGCGGGCTGGCGCGCAGTGTGGGCCGGGCACTGGACATGGGCACCGTTCCGCAGGCCGCGTGGGACGCGCTGCGCTGGCCCGCGCTGGCAGTGGTGGCCGTCGCCTTGGTCCTGGTGCTCTACCGCTCGGGTCCGGCACCGTCGCGTCCCTTGCGCAGGATGGCTCCGGGTGGCGGCCTGGCGATCGTACTGGTGCTGTCGGCCTCCTTCGGTTTCACCGTCTACGCCTCGCACGCGAACACGTACCACCGCCTCTACGGCTCCCTGGCAGGGGTGGTGATATTCCTCGTCTGGCTCTGGCTGGCCAACCTCGCCCTCCTGGCGGGCGCGCAGTTCAACGTCGAACTGGCGAAGCGAGCCCACGGGGATCATCCACCTTGTTCGGTCCATCCGTGCGAATCCTCCGGGTGCGCGGCGGGGAGGACGAACAGGTCCGTCAGGTGA
- a CDS encoding DUF4232 domain-containing protein has product MKHKLTAVALAAVVVAGTAAAAVPASAAPAAPTRCHTADLKAGFATGGDATPEMGQTKKQTQAFIWFTNKSKHACTLAGFAGVDMVGAQKTDGTWSLARSAKKPPRMTLQQGSTVDFSITLLPVAKSTAPKEKFVPAKFLVTPPNETTHFTLKWPFGGQILKQDGATHPGTYINPVGL; this is encoded by the coding sequence ATGAAGCACAAGCTGACCGCCGTGGCTCTGGCAGCCGTTGTCGTCGCCGGCACCGCCGCTGCCGCCGTCCCGGCCTCGGCCGCCCCCGCCGCTCCGACCCGCTGCCACACCGCCGATCTGAAGGCCGGCTTCGCCACGGGGGGCGACGCAACGCCGGAGATGGGGCAGACCAAGAAGCAGACCCAGGCGTTCATCTGGTTCACCAACAAGAGCAAGCACGCCTGCACCCTGGCGGGCTTCGCCGGTGTCGACATGGTCGGCGCCCAGAAGACCGACGGCACCTGGTCGCTCGCGCGCTCCGCCAAGAAGCCCCCGAGGATGACCCTCCAGCAGGGCAGCACGGTCGACTTCAGCATCACGCTGCTCCCCGTCGCCAAGTCCACGGCCCCGAAGGAGAAGTTCGTCCCGGCGAAGTTCCTCGTCACCCCACCGAACGAGACGACTCACTTCACCCTGAAGTGGCCGTTCGGCGGCCAGATCCTCAAGCAGGACGGCGCCACCCACCCGGGCACCTACATCAACCCGGTCGGGCTGTAA